The Endozoicomonas montiporae CL-33 genome contains a region encoding:
- a CDS encoding AAA family ATPase — translation MNELHQCIHGLNDLIKGKEHEVRLAVCCLLSGGHLLVEDLPGMGKTTLAHGLATVMGLDYQRIQFTSDLLPADIIGVSVFEKQTESFRFHEGPVFSQLVLADEINRASPRTQSALLEAMEERQVTVEGRSLTLPSPFFVIATRNPSVQEGTFALPESQLDRFLMRIQLGYPDQASELSLLKGEAGRSQLQQCQPVLSSDGLKNAQLQTEAVHASDHFLKYLLRVVTATRLSSEFVTGLSPRASLALLQASKAWALLHDRDYAIPEDLQAVFSSVAEHRLMGREAGMSAQALLASVDVAG, via the coding sequence ATGAATGAGTTGCACCAGTGCATTCATGGTCTTAATGATCTGATTAAGGGTAAAGAGCACGAAGTGCGACTGGCTGTCTGCTGTCTTCTTTCGGGAGGACATCTGCTGGTGGAAGACCTGCCCGGCATGGGCAAAACTACACTGGCTCATGGTCTGGCGACCGTGATGGGGCTGGACTATCAGCGCATACAGTTTACCAGTGACCTGTTGCCAGCGGATATCATTGGTGTCTCTGTTTTTGAGAAACAGACCGAGTCCTTCCGCTTTCATGAAGGTCCGGTGTTTTCCCAGCTGGTACTGGCTGACGAGATCAACCGGGCTTCGCCCAGAACCCAGAGTGCCCTGCTGGAAGCGATGGAAGAACGACAGGTGACGGTTGAGGGAAGGTCCCTGACGTTGCCATCGCCTTTCTTTGTGATTGCGACCCGGAACCCTTCCGTTCAGGAGGGAACCTTTGCCCTTCCTGAGTCGCAGCTGGATCGTTTTCTGATGCGCATTCAGCTGGGGTATCCGGATCAGGCGTCAGAATTATCCTTGTTGAAAGGTGAAGCCGGACGCAGCCAGCTGCAGCAATGTCAGCCGGTATTGTCCTCCGATGGGCTGAAAAATGCTCAGCTGCAGACGGAAGCCGTTCATGCCAGTGACCATTTTCTGAAATACCTGTTACGTGTTGTCACTGCCACACGACTTTCCAGTGAATTTGTGACCGGCTTGTCTCCGCGGGCCAGTCTGGCGCTGTTACAAGCGAGTAAAGCCTGGGCGCTGTTACACGACAGAGATTACGCGATTCCCGAAGACCTGCAGGCAGTCTTTTCTTCAGTGGCTGAACATCGCCTGATGGGGCGTGAAGCCGGAATGTCAGCGCAGGCGTTGTTGGCCAGTGTTGATGTGGCAGGCTGA
- a CDS encoding O-succinylhomoserine sulfhydrylase, with protein MKDNDKITSDWAFETQAIRAGSIRSGEREHSEAIYLTSSFAYDSAAQAQAVFAGDEEGNVYSRYTNPSIKMFEDRMAALEGGEMACASSSGMAAILGMCMGLLQARDHVICSRSVFGTTFTIFAKYLDKFGVKTTFVDFTDYQQWRNAMRPETKLLFLETPSNPRGEVVDLELMASIAHENDAYLMVDNCFCTPALQQPLKLGADIVVHSATKYIDGQGRCMGGVAVGKAELIEEMHLWQRAAGACLSPFNAWNFYKGLETLSLRMEAHCRNTLALAQWLNEHPAVEVVHYSGLPSHLGHELARRQQKGFGGVLAFEVRGGRQQAWTVLDNVQIMSRTANLGDTRTTITHPATTTHCRLSDEDKARSGITENLVRIAVGLENIEDLKRDLERGLSQL; from the coding sequence ATGAAAGATAACGACAAAATAACATCGGACTGGGCCTTTGAAACACAGGCTATTCGTGCAGGATCGATTCGCAGCGGTGAAAGGGAGCACAGCGAGGCGATTTATCTTACCTCCAGCTTTGCCTATGACAGTGCTGCCCAGGCGCAGGCTGTGTTTGCCGGTGACGAAGAGGGCAATGTTTACTCCCGTTATACCAATCCGTCCATCAAAATGTTTGAAGACCGTATGGCGGCACTGGAAGGTGGGGAAATGGCCTGTGCCTCGTCGTCGGGCATGGCAGCCATACTGGGAATGTGTATGGGCTTGTTGCAGGCTCGCGATCACGTTATCTGTTCCCGCAGTGTGTTCGGGACGACCTTCACGATTTTTGCCAAATACCTGGACAAGTTTGGCGTCAAAACCACGTTTGTTGACTTTACCGACTACCAACAGTGGCGCAACGCCATGCGCCCGGAAACAAAGTTACTGTTTCTTGAAACGCCTTCCAATCCGCGGGGCGAAGTGGTTGACCTCGAACTCATGGCAAGCATTGCCCATGAAAACGACGCTTATTTGATGGTTGATAACTGCTTCTGCACGCCTGCGCTCCAACAACCCTTGAAACTGGGTGCTGACATTGTTGTGCATTCTGCCACCAAATACATTGACGGTCAGGGGCGTTGTATGGGTGGCGTTGCGGTGGGCAAGGCAGAGTTGATCGAAGAGATGCATTTATGGCAACGGGCCGCCGGTGCCTGCCTCAGCCCTTTCAATGCCTGGAACTTTTATAAGGGGCTGGAAACACTCAGCCTGCGTATGGAAGCCCATTGTCGTAATACTCTGGCTCTGGCACAGTGGCTGAATGAGCATCCGGCGGTAGAGGTGGTGCATTATTCGGGGCTACCTTCACATCTCGGCCACGAGCTGGCCAGACGGCAGCAAAAAGGCTTTGGAGGTGTACTGGCCTTTGAAGTCAGGGGCGGGCGCCAACAGGCCTGGACGGTTCTGGACAATGTTCAGATCATGTCCCGTACCGCGAATCTGGGAGACACCCGGACGACCATCACTCATCCGGCAACCACGACACACTGTCGTTTGTCTGATGAAGACAAGGCTCGCTCAGGTATTACCGAAAATCTGGTACGCATTGCGGTTGGTCTGGAGAATATTGAGGACCTCAAGCGTGATCTTGAAAGGGGACTGAGCCAGCTTTAA
- a CDS encoding 5'-3' exonuclease H3TH domain-containing protein has translation MRPHLLLIDALNLIRRIHAAVKAPDDSSQVDGAISSTVSSLSRALHDSQPSHALVVFDGSPPTWRHELYPDYKSQRKPMPDVLYNRLGDFNHAFLQMGIKTFRRSGLEADDVIASIACKAMEAGVAVTILSTDRSFQQLLTVPGIRLRDHFQKLDHTTETVCQQMGLKPEQLVDYWAMAGNGDIPGVHGVGNKGAAKLMQESGSLEHVFQQQEPKGAAAKVCDQKDQALLSQRLAALATTLELGVRLKDLRYVRE, from the coding sequence ATGCGCCCTCACCTGTTATTAATCGATGCCCTGAATCTTATTCGCCGGATCCATGCGGCTGTAAAAGCGCCCGACGACAGCAGCCAGGTGGACGGAGCTATTTCTTCAACGGTTTCATCTCTGTCAAGAGCGCTGCATGACAGTCAGCCCAGTCACGCTCTGGTGGTTTTTGATGGCAGCCCGCCCACCTGGCGACATGAGTTGTACCCGGACTACAAGAGCCAACGCAAACCCATGCCAGACGTGTTGTATAACCGTCTGGGTGATTTTAATCACGCCTTTTTGCAGATGGGTATCAAGACCTTTCGGCGTTCCGGTCTGGAAGCCGATGATGTAATTGCTTCCATAGCCTGTAAAGCCATGGAGGCAGGGGTTGCCGTGACTATTCTCTCGACAGACCGCAGCTTTCAACAGCTATTAACGGTTCCCGGCATAAGATTGCGAGATCATTTCCAGAAGCTGGATCATACTACTGAAACGGTCTGCCAACAGATGGGCTTAAAGCCTGAGCAACTGGTCGATTACTGGGCCATGGCCGGCAACGGTGATATCCCAGGCGTCCATGGTGTCGGCAATAAAGGGGCAGCCAAACTGATGCAGGAGTCTGGCAGTCTGGAACACGTTTTTCAGCAACAGGAACCAAAAGGAGCTGCAGCCAAGGTCTGCGATCAAAAAGATCAGGCTCTGCTGTCACAACGTCTGGCAGCGCTGGCGACCACTCTGGAGCTGGGTGTACGCCTGAAAGACCTGCGCTATGTCAGGGAGTGA